One part of the Odontesthes bonariensis isolate fOdoBon6 chromosome 15, fOdoBon6.hap1, whole genome shotgun sequence genome encodes these proteins:
- the psmd1 gene encoding 26S proteasome non-ATPase regulatory subunit 1, producing MITSAAGIISLLDEEEPQLKEFALHKLDTIVNDFWAEISGSVDKIEVLYEDETFRSRAFAALVASKVFYHLGAFEESLNYALGAGDLFSVTDDSEYVETIIAKCIDHYTKLRVENAELPEDEEKKVIDPRLEGIVNKMFLRCLDDHKYKQAIGIALETRRLDIFEKTILESTDVSGLLAYSLKVCMSLMQNKKFRNEVLRVLVKLYMNLEKPDFINVCQCLIFLDDPQAVSDILEKLVKEDNLLMAYQICFDLYESASQQFLSSVIQNLHTVGTPIPAVPGSTNTGTVPTPDKDGDAMETDDKAGSSPAGKPAETKDEPKDQNAKMIKILSGEMAIELHLQFLIRNNNTDLMILKNTKDAVRNSVCHTATVIANSFMHTGTTSDQFLRENLEWLARATNWAKFTATASLGVIHKGHEKEALQLMATYLPKDTSPGSAYQEGGGLYALGLIHANHGGDIIDYLLSQLKNASNDIVRHGGALGLGLAALGTARQDVYDLLKSNLYQDDAVTGEAAGLALGLVMLGSKSAQAIEDMVGYAQETQHEKILRGLAVGIAMVMYGRMEEADALIESLCRDKDPILRRSGMYTVGMAYCGSGNNKAIRRLLHVAVSDVNDDVRRAAVESIGFILFRTPEQCPSVVSLLSESYNPHVRCGAAMALGICCAGTGNKEAINLLEPMTNDPVNYVRQGALIASALIMIQQTEVTCPKVNQFRQLYAKVINDKHDDVMAKFGAILAQGILDAGGRNVTISLQSRTGHTHMPSVVGLLVFTQFWFWFPLSHFLSLAFTPTAIIGLNKDLKMPKVQYRSNCKPSTFAYPPALEVPKEKEKEKVSTAVLSITAKAKKKEKEKKEKEEEKMEVEVQESEKEKEKEKEKEKEKKDEEKEKEKKKEAEPNFQLLENPARAMPAQLKVLIMPESCRYQPFKPLHTGGIIILKDTSEEEEELVEPVSAHGPKIEEEEQEPEAPEPFEYIDE from the exons CTGGGATCATTTCACTCCTTGATGAAGAGGAGCCACAGCTCAAG GAATTTGCTCTGCATAAGCTCGACACCATTGTTAATGACTTCTGGGCTGAGATTTCAGGATCTGTAGATAAAAT CGAGGTCCTGTATGAGGATGAGACTTTTCGGAGCAGAGCATTTGCTGCCCTGGTGGCCTCAAAGGTTTTCTACCATCTTGGAGCCTTTGAGGAATCTCTAAACTATGCTCTTGGTGCCGGAGATCTCTTTAGTGTCACAGATGACTCTGAATATGTGGAGACCATCATTG CTAAATGCATCGACCACTACACAAAGCTGCGAGTGGAGAATGCTGAGCTTCCAGAGGATGAGGAAAAGAAAGTCATCGACCCCCGCCTCGAGGGCATTGTCAATAAGATGTTCCTGCGTTGCCTAGACGATCACAAGTACAAGCAGGCCATTGGCATCGCCCTGGAGACCAGACGTCTGGACATCTTTGAGAAAACCATCCTGGAATCA ACTGATGTCAGTGGCCTCCTTGCCTACAGCTTGAAGGTTTGCATGTCCCTGATGCAGAACAAGAAGTTCCGTAATGAAGTGCTGCGGGTGCTGGTCAAACTCTACATGAACTTAGAGAAGCCTGATTTCATCAATGTCTGCCAG TGCCTGATCTTCCTGGACGACCCGCAGGCTGTGAGTGATATTCTGGAGAAGCTGGTAAAGGAGGACAACCTGCTGATGGCCTATCAGATCTGCTTTGACCTCTATGAGAGTGCCAGCCAGCAGTTCCTCTCCTCTGTCATTCAGAACCTGCACACCGTTGGAACACCTATCCCAGCGGTGCCAGGTTCTACAAATACAGGCACTGTCCCCACACCAGACAAAGACGG tgatGCGATGGAGACAGACGACAAGGCAGGCAGCTCCCCTGCTGGAAAGCCAGCAGAAACG AAAGACGAGCCTAAAGACCAGAACGCCAAGATGATAAAGATCCTTAGTGGGGAGATGGCCATCGAGCTGCACCTGCAGTTCCTAATTCGAAATAACAACACAGATCTAATGATTCTTAAAAACACAAAG GACGCGGTCCGAAACTCTGTGTGTCACACAGCCACAGTTATAGCCAATTCTTTTATGCACACAGGAACCACAAGTGATCAGTTCCTCCG AGAAAACCTAGAATGGTTAGCAAGAGCCACCAACTGGGCAAAATTCACAGCCACAGCAAGCCTTGGTGTCATCCATAAG ggTCATGAGAAAGAAGCACTCCAGTTAATGGCCACTTACCTGCCCAAAGACACCTCCCCTGGCTCCGCCTACCAGGAAGGAGGAGGCCTGTATGCGCTGGGACTTATTCATGCCAACCATGGTGGGGACATTATTGACTACCTGCTCAGTCAACTCAAGAATGCCAGCAATGAT ATCGTCCGTCATGGTGGCGCCCTCGGTCTGGGTTTGGCTGCACTTGGCACAGCCAGACAGGATGTTTATGACCTACTCAAGTCAAACCTTTACCAGGATGATGCTGTTACTG GTGAAGCTGCGGGCTTGGCTCTGGGTCTGGTCATGCTGGGCTCCAAGTCGGCTCAAGCGATCGAGGACATGGTGGGCTACGCTCAGGAGACGCAACACGAGAAGATCTTACGTGGCCTGGCAGTGGGAATTGCCATGGTCATGTATGGACGCATGGAGGAGGCTGATGCTCTCATTGAAAGCCTCTGCAGAGACAAG GATCCCATCCTGCGACGATCTGGTATGTACACCGTAGGAATGGCCTACTGCGGCTCTGGGAACAACAAGGCCATCCGACGCCTGCTACATGTCGCC GTGAGTGACGTGAACGATGACGTCAGAAGGGCTGCTGTGGAGTCCATTGGCTTCATCTTGTTCAG GACCCCGGAGCAGTGTCCCAGTGTGGTGTCTCTGCTCTCGGAGAGCTACAACCCTCATGTGCGCTGTGGGGCTGCCATGGCTCTTGGTATCTGCTGCGCCGGGACCGGCAATAAG GAGGCCATCAATCTGCTGGAGCCCATGACCAATGACCCAGTGAATTATGTGAGACAAGGCGCCCTCATTGCGTCTGCTCTTATCATGATCCAACAGACAGAAGTTACCTGTCCCAAG gtgaacCAGTTCAGGCAGCTGTATGCAAAAGTGATCAACGACAAGCACGATGATGTGATGGCCAAGTTTGGCGCCATCCTGGCCCAGGGAATCCTCGATGCAG GTGGACGAAATGTCACCATCTCTCTGCAGTCCAGGACGGGTCACACTCACATGCCATCAGTGGTCGGCCTACTGGTCTTCACCCAGTTTTGGTTCTGGTTTCCCCTCTCCCATTTCTTGTCACTGGCCTTCACACCAACTGCTATAATCGGCCTCAACAAGGACCTAAAG ATGCCCAAGGTGCAGTACCGCTCCAACTGTAAGCCCTCCACCTTTGCCTACCCACCAGCGCTGGAGGTTCCcaaagagaaggagaaggagaag GTATCCACGGCCGTTCTCTCCATCACAGCcaaagccaagaagaaggagaaggaaaagaaagagaaggaggaggagaagatggAAGTG GAAGTCCAGGAGAgtgagaaggagaaggagaaagagaaggagaaagagaaagagaagaaggatgaagaaaaggagaaggagaaaaagaaagaggcgGAGCCAAACTTCCAGCTCTTGGAGAACCCGGCCAGAGCGATGCCGGCCCAGCTGAAAGTCCTCATAATGCCAGAGAGCTGCCGCTATCAGCCCTTCAAACCG CTGCATACAGGTGGGATCATCATCTTGAAGGACACcagcgaggaggaggaggagctggtgGAGCCCGTCTCAGCTCATGGACCCAAaatagaggaggaagagcaggagcCTGAGGCCCCCGAGCCTTTCGAGTACATTGACGAGTAG
- the htr2b gene encoding 5-hydroxytryptamine receptor 2B codes for MSQPVVARLDDNSSHAGEVPEIQLRWAALLIVMVIIPTIGGNILVILAVSLERKLQNATNYFLMSLAVADLLVGLLVMPIALITILYNSGWPLPEFLCPIWLFLDVLFSTASIMHLCAISLDRYIAIKKPIQHSQYKSRAKAMVKIALVWLISICIAIPIPIKGLKDYHLPNNITFNNNHTCLLKPDTFKEFIIFGSLTAFFIPLTIMMVIYLLTVQVLRKKVYLLRSKVTQRFSPPTISTVFQREQTMTEPEAEQMNMLDIRLPRMQEQPNVATMNALTGDEISFRRMSTMGKKSMQTLSNEQRASKVLGIVFLLFVVMWCPFFITNITSALCKTCDANVISRLMEIFVWVGYVSSGINPLVYTLFNKTFREAFTRYMTCNYKSLSSHRPGRHPRATNADWTLTGISFKSTMAENSKLFVKRGMANGIGAVSYQSPLRCQQAPVQSSGGVVLDTILLTENEDFKQVEHVSCV; via the exons atgtctcaGCCAGTCGTGGCACGACTCGACGATAACAGCTCCCATGCAGGCGAAGTGCCTGAGATTCAGCTGAGATGGGCTGCCCTGCTCATAGTCATGGTCATCATTCCCACTATTGGGGGAAACATCCTGGTCATTCTTGCTGTGTCGCTTGAAAGAAAGCTCCAAAATGCCACCAACTACTTTCTGATGTCACTTGCTGTGGCGGATCTGCTGGTGGGACTGTTAGTGATGCCAATTGCGCTCATCACTATACTCTACA ACTCTGGATGGCCTCTTCCTGAGTTCCTCTGCCCCATTTGGCTTTTCCTCGATGTGCTTTTTTCTACCGCATCCATCATGCATCTATGTGCCATCTCACTGGATCGCTACATTGCCATCAAGAAGCCAATCCAACACAGCCAGTATAAATCAAGAGCCAAAGCAATGGTCAAGATTGCACTGGTGTGGCTCATATCCATTT GTATCGCAATCCCAATTCCAATAAAGGGCCTTAAGGACTACCATCTTCCCAACAACATCACCTTCAACAATAACCACACATGTCTGCTGAAACCAGACACCTTCAAGGAGTTTATCATATTTGGTTCGCTGACTGCCTTTTTTATACCTTTGACCATCATGATGGTGATCTACCTACTTACTGTGCAGGTGTTGCGCAAAAAGGTTTATTTGCTCAGGTCGAAGGTCACTCAGCGCTTTAGCCCCCCGACGATCTCCACAGTTTTTCAAAGGGAACAAACTATGACTGAACCCGAGGCTGAGCAAATGAACATGCTGGATATCCGACTTCCCAGAATGCAAGAACAACCGAACGTAGCAACCATGAACGCTCTAACGGGAGACGAAATTTCCTTTCGCAGAATGTCCACGATGGGCAAGAAGTCAATGCAGACTCTGAGCAATGAGCAGCGTGCCTCAAAGGTGCTGGGCATAGTCTTCCTACTGTTTGTAGTCATGTGGTGCCCTTTTTTCATAACGAACATCACCTCTGCACTCTGCAAAACTTGTGACGCCAATGTAATTTCCCGCCTGATGGAGATTTTCGTATGGGTGGGTTATGTGTCATCGGGTATTAACCCGCTGGTCTACACCCTTTTCAACAAAACCTTCAGGGAAGCATTTACACGCTACATGACCTGCAATTACAAAAGCTTATCAAGCCACAGGCCGGGACGACATCCGAGAGCGACAAATGCAGACTGGACCCTTACGGGGATTTCATTCAAATCTACCATGGCAGAGAACTCTAAGCTGTTCGTGAAGCGGGGAATGGCCAATGGCATTGGAGCAGTGAGTTACCAGAGTCCACTGAGATGCCAGCAAGCGCCCGTACAGTCATCCGGTGGTGTTGTGTTGGACACGATACTTCTGACTGAAAATGAAGACTTTAAGCAGGTCGAACATGTAAGCTGTGTATAG